In the Paenibacillus sp. FSL H7-0357 genome, one interval contains:
- a CDS encoding FAD-dependent oxidoreductase gives MKTYRMRSNEVPLQDNWDVIVVGGGPAGCTAAAAAAREGAKTLLIEATGSLGGMGTSGLVPAWCPFSDMETIIYRGLAMKVFEALKAQMPHVDKDAMDWVPIEPEKLKVIYDELVQEAGVTVLFQTLLGSVETGEDGRVEALITASKNGLQAMQAKVYIDCTGDADVAAWAGAEYLKGDTETGDLMPATHCFNLGNVDEYAYLNGPLLHGNNKTSPIYDILRSGKYPMIPDSHICNNMIAPRTVGFNAGHLWEVDNTDAFSVSAALMQGRKLAAVYRDALAEFMPASFGSSFVASTGSLMGVRETRRITGDYVLSVDDYVNRRSFADEICRNSYFIDIHGTEKEEKQAGGKQEVIKRYGPGESHGIPYRCLTPRTLRNVLVAGRSISCVREVQGSVRVMPVCLAMGEAAGIAAALAVKLPDNDVHAVDIPTLRRRLQEEGAYLPEIAGAEAVKPHDEAKNGVV, from the coding sequence ATGAAAACCTACAGGATGCGGAGCAATGAAGTTCCGCTCCAGGACAACTGGGATGTGATCGTTGTGGGCGGCGGCCCTGCGGGCTGCACGGCTGCCGCCGCCGCCGCGCGTGAAGGGGCAAAAACACTGCTGATTGAAGCGACGGGAAGCCTTGGCGGAATGGGAACCTCGGGACTGGTGCCGGCATGGTGTCCATTCTCTGACATGGAGACTATCATCTACAGAGGGCTGGCGATGAAAGTATTTGAAGCCCTGAAAGCTCAGATGCCGCATGTTGACAAGGATGCCATGGACTGGGTGCCGATTGAACCGGAGAAGCTGAAGGTCATCTATGATGAGCTGGTTCAAGAAGCCGGTGTAACTGTATTGTTCCAGACCCTGCTCGGCTCTGTGGAAACCGGTGAAGACGGTAGAGTGGAAGCACTGATTACGGCCAGCAAAAACGGACTGCAGGCTATGCAGGCCAAAGTATATATCGACTGTACAGGAGATGCCGATGTTGCGGCTTGGGCAGGGGCGGAATACCTCAAGGGCGATACCGAAACCGGTGACCTCATGCCGGCCACGCACTGCTTCAACCTCGGGAATGTGGATGAATATGCTTATCTGAACGGACCGTTGCTGCATGGCAATAATAAAACCAGTCCGATCTATGACATTCTGCGGTCCGGTAAATATCCGATGATCCCGGATTCGCATATCTGCAACAATATGATTGCTCCCCGTACGGTAGGCTTCAACGCCGGCCATTTATGGGAAGTGGACAACACGGATGCCTTTTCGGTATCGGCTGCCCTGATGCAGGGAAGGAAGCTTGCCGCAGTTTACAGGGATGCGCTTGCCGAGTTTATGCCGGCTTCCTTCGGCAGCTCTTTTGTAGCCAGTACAGGTTCGTTAATGGGAGTGCGTGAGACAAGAAGAATTACCGGGGATTACGTACTGAGTGTGGATGATTATGTGAACCGCCGCAGCTTCGCGGATGAAATCTGCCGCAACAGCTATTTCATTGATATCCATGGGACGGAAAAGGAAGAGAAGCAGGCTGGAGGCAAGCAGGAAGTCATTAAACGTTACGGTCCGGGCGAATCGCATGGCATTCCTTACCGTTGTTTGACCCCACGGACGTTGAGAAACGTCCTGGTCGCCGGGCGTTCCATCTCTTGTGTGCGCGAGGTCCAAGGCAGTGTCAGGGTGATGCCGGTCTGTCTGGCCATGGGCGAAGCCGCCGGGATTGCCGCAGCACTGGCAGTGAAGCTTCCTGACAATGACGTGCATGCCGTGGATATCCCTACCTTGCGCAGACGTCTGCAAGAAGAAGGAGCATACCTGCCGGAGATAGCCGGGGCAGAAGCCGTCAAACCGCACGATGAAGCGAAGAATGGTGTAGTCTAA
- a CDS encoding YihY/virulence factor BrkB family protein — MNKTKDTAGLFSLMKQLFQKIKLDDVQGISAQLTYYLILSLFPFLIFIMTLIGYAHISIEDRIAELQQIMPAEAVSIIEEILQDVSEGRSEALLSFGMLATLWAASKGINAIIKGLNRAYDIDESRVFWKIRGIAFLATMIIGVVVLLSILLLVLGSWLKTQIFLLADLPYGLQKVWDLLQYIVPLFVLFVVFTLLYWIAPSRRLTLKEVMPGAMFSTIGWIITSILFSIYVNQFSDFTKTYGSLGGVMILLIWLYISSIIILVGGEINALLFNRRPIRK; from the coding sequence ATGAACAAGACTAAGGATACCGCAGGTTTGTTCTCTTTGATGAAGCAGCTGTTTCAAAAAATCAAACTCGACGATGTGCAGGGTATCAGTGCGCAGTTGACTTATTATCTGATCCTCTCCCTGTTTCCTTTCCTGATCTTTATTATGACGCTGATTGGTTACGCCCATATTTCTATCGAGGACAGGATTGCGGAGCTACAGCAGATCATGCCTGCCGAAGCCGTCTCCATAATTGAAGAGATTCTGCAGGATGTGTCCGAGGGACGGAGTGAGGCCCTGCTGTCCTTCGGGATGCTGGCCACGCTGTGGGCTGCCTCCAAAGGCATCAACGCTATCATCAAAGGGCTTAACCGCGCCTACGATATTGATGAGAGCAGGGTGTTCTGGAAAATACGGGGGATTGCTTTCCTGGCCACCATGATCATCGGTGTGGTTGTTCTGCTCAGCATTCTGCTGCTCGTACTGGGGAGCTGGCTGAAGACACAGATCTTTCTGCTTGCTGATCTGCCCTACGGTCTGCAGAAGGTATGGGATCTGCTGCAATATATTGTACCGCTGTTCGTGCTGTTCGTCGTGTTCACTCTGCTCTACTGGATTGCACCCAGCCGGAGGCTTACGCTAAAAGAGGTTATGCCCGGCGCGATGTTCTCCACCATCGGCTGGATCATAACCTCCATTCTCTTCTCCATTTACGTCAACCAGTTCAGTGATTTCACCAAAACCTACGGAAGTCTCGGAGGCGTCATGATCCTGCTGATCTGGCTGTACATCAGTTCAATCATTATACTGGTCGGCGGCGAGATCAATGCGCTCCTGTTCAATCGCAGGCCCATCCGCAAATAG
- the catA gene encoding type A chloramphenicol O-acetyltransferase, which yields MNFNHIVMDNWSRKPYFEHYLNNVRCTYSMTSNIDITRLLSELKTKGIKLYPVLIHMITTVVNRHSEFRTCFDSEGRLGYWDSLSPSFTIFHDDDKTFSSIWTLYGEDFGDFYSRYLDDMKMYGSVKQFAAKANEPPNTFPISSIPWVSFTGFNLNVYNEGTYLLPIFTMGKYFQHDKKILLPLSGQFHHAVCDGYHASVLYNELQLRADTYKEWLHNN from the coding sequence ATGAATTTTAATCACATTGTCATGGATAACTGGAGTAGAAAGCCCTATTTTGAACATTATTTAAATAATGTCAGATGCACCTATAGCATGACTTCAAATATTGACATAACCCGTCTGCTTTCAGAACTTAAGACTAAGGGGATTAAGTTGTACCCGGTACTAATCCACATGATAACTACGGTGGTAAACCGACATAGTGAGTTTCGCACCTGTTTTGATTCTGAAGGCCGGTTAGGTTATTGGGACAGCCTGTCACCTAGCTTTACAATCTTCCATGATGATGATAAGACTTTTTCAAGCATCTGGACTTTGTACGGTGAAGATTTTGGTGATTTCTACAGCCGTTATCTTGATGATATGAAGATGTACGGAAGTGTTAAACAATTTGCCGCTAAAGCGAACGAACCACCTAACACCTTCCCCATTTCTAGCATTCCGTGGGTCAGCTTCACGGGCTTTAACCTGAACGTGTATAACGAGGGAACCTATTTGCTGCCCATCTTTACAATGGGGAAATATTTTCAGCATGACAAAAAAATACTGTTGCCCTTATCGGGACAATTCCACCATGCCGTTTGCGACGGCTACCACGCCAGCGTGCTGTATAATGAACTGCAATTACGTGCAGATACCTATAAGGAGTGGTTGCACAACAATTAA
- a CDS encoding SDR family NAD(P)-dependent oxidoreductase: MTTQTQRGTALITGANNGIGLELTRKLLGEGWEVIALIRSGFPEDDAPILEALSSKRLRIYKADLSDFHSLGKALGEIVTAEPRIDLLFNNAGGSFAELSYSKQGRELHFELQTVVPYIIMMELKGLLLKGTHKTVINTASNAVLTLKEFNPDTLERPSSFKKLFGPYATSKMALSLWTKEISTQLAAEGIMIRSADPGGNNTIRSGKKSGLPFYLKPIIKLFFPHPSYGAGLLYKAAFGKHSHVPGVFLVKDEVSRLKFASESRKVLEKVQAIYEHEYVPAYSNS, encoded by the coding sequence ATGACAACACAAACACAGCGCGGAACCGCGCTGATTACAGGAGCCAACAACGGAATTGGCCTGGAATTGACCCGCAAACTGCTGGGTGAAGGCTGGGAGGTGATCGCACTCATCCGCTCAGGATTTCCCGAAGATGATGCCCCTATCCTTGAAGCACTAAGCAGCAAGCGGCTGCGGATTTATAAGGCGGACCTTTCAGATTTTCATAGTCTGGGAAAAGCGCTCGGGGAGATTGTCACGGCTGAACCCCGGATTGATCTGCTGTTTAACAACGCCGGCGGCAGCTTTGCGGAATTGAGTTATTCCAAGCAGGGGCGGGAGCTGCACTTTGAGCTGCAAACAGTGGTCCCGTACATTATAATGATGGAACTAAAAGGACTGCTCCTGAAAGGAACTCATAAAACGGTGATCAACACTGCCTCCAATGCAGTTCTGACACTGAAGGAATTTAATCCGGATACCCTGGAACGTCCGTCATCCTTCAAAAAACTGTTCGGCCCCTACGCTACTTCCAAAATGGCACTTTCACTCTGGACCAAAGAAATCTCCACGCAGCTAGCCGCTGAAGGAATAATGATCCGCAGCGCAGACCCGGGGGGCAATAATACGATCCGCAGCGGCAAAAAATCGGGTTTACCTTTTTATCTGAAGCCGATTATCAAGCTGTTCTTCCCCCATCCCAGCTACGGGGCCGGTCTGCTGTACAAAGCGGCTTTCGGCAAGCACAGCCATGTACCCGGAGTATTTCTCGTCAAAGATGAGGTGAGCCGCCTGAAGTTCGCCTCCGAGAGCCGCAAAGTTCTGGAAAAAGTGCAGGCCATTTATGAACATGAATATGTTCCTGCCTACAGCAACTCTTGA